The sequence AGGAGGACTATTTGAAATCATCTTATGTTACTGAAGCACAGTCCTCTCTGTCCTCTATTACATCATCGGCTGGTTTAAACTTTTTTAACACAGCTAAATTTGATATTGGCAGTAAGGAATCACAAGAAACGTCTGAAACTAGGACCTACCAGAGTAATATTATGTACTCGGTAACACTGAGTCATGGTGGTGCTTTGTTTTATCCTGGCATCACTCTACAAAAATGGCAGGAGAGCACATTAAACAATCTTGTTGCTATTGACCGTAGTGGACTACCACTACATTTTTTTCTCAACCCATCAACATTGCCAGACCTCCCATATCCAACAGTAAATAAGGTAGCTCTGTCAGTGCGTAAGGCCATAGATCGGTACTACAAAATAAACACCCATCCTGGGTGCATTGATCCAGACTCCAAAAATTTCAACTTCCAAGCCAATGTAGATGATGCGTCCTGTGAAGGTCCAAGCACCAACCTTAGCTTTGGTGGTGTGTACCAAACATGTGAAATGTTGACACCAGATGCAGTTGAAATCTGTCAGGAACTTGAAGTAAAAAATCCAGCTACTGGCTCGATTTCCTGTCAGTATCCATACATTGCTACTCTACTGCGCTCTGAAGAGCAAGACAGAACATACACTACCGAACACTGCTgggaggaatgttctggaattATTTTCAAAGACTGTACAACTAAGTGTGAGACTATATACCATGTTAGAAAAGCACTGGTGAAAACTTACTGGTGTTCCACTAATAACCAAGTTCCAGAATTCTCAGGATATCTCTTTGGTGGTCTGTTTGGCCCTTCTTTACAAAATCCATTAACCAAATCCAGATCCTGTCCTCCAAATTTCTTTGCCTTGAAATTTTTGTACAGTGGCATCATGATCTGTCTAAGCAATGACTATGAAGCAGCAACAAGATTCTCTGTACCTTTTGGAGGTTTCTTTAGCTGCCAGTCTTCCAATCCACTTGCAGGGAGTCAGTCGCGTTGCCCACCACAGTTTAGCCAACATCTCCTTGAGATAAGCGATGGATGCCAGGTACTCTACTGCGTTCAGTCAGGTATTTTCACTGGTGGTGAGTTACCCCCCATCCATCTACCACCCTTCACAAGACCACCAGTAATCAGTATGATTGCAACAAACACTGTAGTTGTGATGACTGAAGGAAATCAGGCCTGGGTAAGGATCAAAGGCACCAAGTTGTGGAAGGTGGCCAAGCCTGAAGAATTATCCCAAATGTTTAAGGGTCCTTATTCTCAGTCACAAAAACAAACGATTGGCATAGCCT comes from Hemibagrus wyckioides isolate EC202008001 linkage group LG25, SWU_Hwy_1.0, whole genome shotgun sequence and encodes:
- the LOC131346036 gene encoding macrophage-expressed gene 1 protein-like translates to MCSEVISLLAIFALIPFADFHPAIRPSNGLHVCNKNLSVPALEVLPGGGWDNLRNIDMGRVMNLSYSQCQTTEDGIYLIPDETFVIPQKVSSVEMNSEIINSWLEQKSSTSRSINAEASFDILMNGKFSTENKRMKTHQVKDKSVTARVQVRNLLYTVKAYPDFTLDARFAQQAVEIGDAIENNQIRHATYLSEKMVLDYGTHVITSVDAGAILMEEDYLKSSYVTEAQSSLSSITSSAGLNFFNTAKFDIGSKESQETSETRTYQSNIMYSVTLSHGGALFYPGITLQKWQESTLNNLVAIDRSGLPLHFFLNPSTLPDLPYPTVNKVALSVRKAIDRYYKINTHPGCIDPDSKNFNFQANVDDASCEGPSTNLSFGGVYQTCEMLTPDAVEICQELEVKNPATGSISCQYPYIATLLRSEEQDRTYTTEHCWEECSGIIFKDCTTKCETIYHVRKALVKTYWCSTNNQVPEFSGYLFGGLFGPSLQNPLTKSRSCPPNFFALKFLYSGIMICLSNDYEAATRFSVPFGGFFSCQSSNPLAGSQSRCPPQFSQHLLEISDGCQVLYCVQSGIFTGGELPPIHLPPFTRPPVISMIATNTVVVMTEGNQAWVRIKGTKLWKVAKPEELSQMFKGPYSQSQKQTIGIACGAVALIAFVGVVAMLVVRKRKKILLRGRGYEEIRYEVQFESTVEAQTELQSESETDRLLA